The Longimicrobiales bacterium nucleotide sequence CGCCCCGTATCCGATGAGAAGCCGCATGGCAGCCACGTCTGTGGCGTGTGCAGCGCGCCAAAACGCAGTAGCCCCGTCGAACTTCACGCCCAGGATGTCGAAGTTGAACGACGCGTACCAAATGTGTCGTTCCGTCCGGTGGTTGATGTCGGCGCCAGCCTTCAGCAACGCTTCCATCATGGTGAGATAGTCGGTGGCCTGCTGTTTGAACGCAGTCGGCTGCGGGTAGAATGCCTTCGGTGCCCACCGGTTGTTCAGAGTGGCGAAGAGCGGCGCTGCGCCATCCTCACTCGCGATGTTCGGGTCCGCGCCCAGCTCCAAGTACTGCATAGCTATGTCGTAGTTGCCGTTGATCGTGGCCATCAGGAGCGGAGTCGTGTTGTCTCCCGCAGTGGGCGTGTTCACATCTGCGCCGGCCGCCACGAGGAGCATCGCCGCTTCATGGTGCCCGTCGCGGGAAGCGTAGTGCAGGGGCGTCAGTCCTCCCTCGATCCCGACCAGGTCCGTATAGGAGAGAGAACGGGCTCCCGTTGAGCTTGAAGAGGTTGTTGATCCCGTGCCGCCCGTGCCTTGGGTCGCTCCACCAGGGACTCGGTCCGAGCCGAGCTGGGAGTTATTGTCATCCTGAGCCAGCGTCTGAGCGCCATCCCGGTTTTCGTCCGGGTCGTCATCCGGATCCTCGTCCTGCGGCGCCGCTTGCAGCGCCTGTGCGGGAGTCACCGCAACAGCCTGCGGCTGGGCTGAGGGTTGTTCAGCTACCGCAGTCGTTCCTGTTTGGGTTGCTTCTGCCGCTCGATCCGCCTCGCGAACCGCTGCGACCACCTGTTGGCGACGCCTGCGGTCGGGGGCAGCTGCTGCGGATATGGCGGCGTAGTCGATGACCTTTGTGACCGCCTGTACGTCCGCACCAGCCCCAATGAGCGTTTGCATCGCACTGAGGCGGTTGGCTGCCGTCGCCCAGTGAAGTGGGGTCTGTTGGTGCGTCCCTTCCGTGGCGTCCACCTGGGCGCCCGATGCGACGAGCGCCGAAACTGCGCCGGCGCTTCCAGACGCAGCTGCGAGATGCAGCGGGGTAGCACCGGTCGTCGTGCGAGACGTGGCATCTGCACCAGCACCAGCGAGTGTGGTGATCGCCTCAGCATGACCGTTCTTGCTGGCCAAGTGCAGTGCGGTAAACCCACCAAGTCGGGTCGTGGCTTCGCTGTTGGCTCCCGCATAGAGCAGGACCTCCACCATGGCAGCGTTGCCCTGCATGCCCGCCCAATGGAGGGCTGTCATGCCGTCGCCCTGTGCACCATTCACATCCGATCCATCGCGTAGGAGGGCCCGAACGGTTTCGGTGTCATTCCGCTGCGCGGCGTCCGCGACGGGTGACTCTGTCGAAGCGGCCGTGATCAGCAGGGTGAGCAGGAGCGCTGCGATCCCGTTTGCGTGGAGTCGATTCTTCATTCGCCTAGTCTCCTCAGGCCGACCACGAGAAGTCGCCGTTGCTGTTCCCGAACGTCTCGACGTTGTCTATGCCCAGCTTGTGGATCATGGACAGCATCACGTTCGCCATCGGAGTCCCGTCAGGTGCCTTGATGTGCAGACCACCGCGCGGGAGATGGCCGTTGGCTCCACCGGCTACGATGAGCGGGCAACGCTTGTGGTTGTGCAGATTCGAGTCGCCCATGGGCGAGCCGTACACGATCATCGTCTTGTCGAGCAGATTCGAGTCGCCTTCCATGGTGTCCTTGAGCTTGTCCATGAAATACGGAAGCAGGCTCACATGGTATTTGTTGATCTCAGCGAACTCGGTCACGCGCTCAGGCTGGCCGCCGTGGTGCGACGCGTTGTGGAAGCCCGAATCGATGCCCGAGTCCGGGTAGACGCGGCCAGAGCCATCGCGGCCCATCTTGAACGTGAAGACCCGGGTCATGTCCGCCGCAAATGCGAGGGCCTGGATGTCGAACATCAACTTGACGTGATCCGTGTAGGAATCGGGTACGCCGGCCGGCGCTCCAGCCAACTGGCGTTCTCCACCGCTTCGGTTCCGTACTTCGATGCGCTGAATGCGACCTTCGATCTCGCGGATGTTCTCCAGGTAGCGCTCCATGCGCTGCCGGTCTCTCGCCCCGAGTTGGTATTTCAGCGAAGCCACTTCGCCTGCGATCCAGTCCAGAATGCTCTGGT carries:
- a CDS encoding ankyrin repeat domain-containing protein, whose product is MKNRLHANGIAALLLTLLITAASTESPVADAAQRNDTETVRALLRDGSDVNGAQGDGMTALHWAGMQGNAAMVEVLLYAGANSEATTRLGGFTALHLASKNGHAEAITTLAGAGADATSRTTTGATPLHLAAASGSAGAVSALVASGAQVDATEGTHQQTPLHWATAANRLSAMQTLIGAGADVQAVTKVIDYAAISAAAAPDRRRRQQVVAAVREADRAAEATQTGTTAVAEQPSAQPQAVAVTPAQALQAAPQDEDPDDDPDENRDGAQTLAQDDNNSQLGSDRVPGGATQGTGGTGSTTSSSSTGARSLSYTDLVGIEGGLTPLHYASRDGHHEAAMLLVAAGADVNTPTAGDNTTPLLMATINGNYDIAMQYLELGADPNIASEDGAAPLFATLNNRWAPKAFYPQPTAFKQQATDYLTMMEALLKAGADINHRTERHIWYASFNFDILGVKFDGATAFWRAAHATDVAAMRLLIGYGADPDIPTKKTPGRSRRGSSGSTTDPSGLEPVPNGGPAVFPIHAASGVGYTGSRAGNSHRHVTDGWLPAVKYLVEELDADVNARDHDGYSPVHHAAARGDNEMIMYLVSQGADVTHVSRRGQTTVDVANGPQQRVQPFPETIALLEGLGAMNNHNCQSCQ
- a CDS encoding DUF1552 domain-containing protein, yielding MTFLTNKHIERRTFLRGMGASVALPFLDAMIPARSPWSETAKELDKTRFVGIEMVHGAAGSNEWGASQHLWNPADIGRDFDLSGGSLAPMERFRDYLTIVSNTDVEGAEARAAQEIGGDHFRSSAVFLTQEHPFQTEGSDVRAGKSLDQIYAEEVGDDTPISSMQLCIENVDQAGGCAYGYACVYTDTISWKSESVPLPMIRDPRVAFDQLFGAGATAEERAARRKTDQSILDWIAGEVASLKYQLGARDRQRMERYLENIREIEGRIQRIEVRNRSGGERQLAGAPAGVPDSYTDHVKLMFDIQALAFAADMTRVFTFKMGRDGSGRVYPDSGIDSGFHNASHHGGQPERVTEFAEINKYHVSLLPYFMDKLKDTMEGDSNLLDKTMIVYGSPMGDSNLHNHKRCPLIVAGGANGHLPRGGLHIKAPDGTPMANVMLSMIHKLGIDNVETFGNSNGDFSWSA